Proteins encoded within one genomic window of Chloroflexota bacterium:
- a CDS encoding sigma-70 family RNA polymerase sigma factor — MPERTNAEWLADLRGPENQQAIADLRVLLIRGLSYSLSTRLRGDIDTLVEDFAQEALLKILNNLDTFRGESKLTTWAQKIAVRVAYSELRRKRWQDISIQDLYPEDSGIDFTPAALTDPKANPEMSVTQHNILEMVLRLIQEKLTDKQRQAMMVVMSGGMPLEEAARQMGTNRNALYKLIHDARKRLKAEIEAEGLSTDDLLAAFGSM; from the coding sequence ATGCCTGAACGAACCAACGCCGAATGGCTCGCCGATTTACGCGGGCCAGAAAACCAGCAAGCCATCGCCGATCTGCGCGTCCTGCTTATACGCGGGCTTTCGTACTCGCTCTCTACGCGGCTGCGCGGCGATATTGATACCCTGGTTGAAGATTTTGCTCAAGAAGCCTTGCTCAAAATTCTCAATAATTTAGATACATTCCGCGGCGAAAGCAAACTGACCACCTGGGCGCAGAAAATCGCTGTGCGAGTGGCTTATTCAGAGTTGCGCCGCAAACGCTGGCAAGATATTTCCATACAAGATTTATACCCCGAAGACAGCGGTATCGATTTCACCCCAGCCGCGCTCACCGACCCCAAAGCCAACCCCGAAATGAGCGTAACCCAGCACAATATTCTCGAAATGGTTTTGCGCCTCATCCAGGAAAAGCTCACCGACAAACAGCGTCAGGCAATGATGGTCGTCATGTCGGGTGGGATGCCGCTCGAAGAAGCCGCCCGGCAAATGGGCACGAACCGCAACGCGCTGTACAAACTCATTCATGATGCCCGTAAACGGCTAAAAGCAGAAATCGAAGCCGAGGGCCTCAGCACCGATGATTTATTAGCTGCTTTTGGTAGCATGTAA